The Halomarina ordinaria genome segment GTCGTAGAGAATCTCAACTCCGTGTTCCGTAAATCCGTAGAACTGGGAGGGCAGGTCCCGTTTTTCTCGGCTTGGTTCGTACGTGTACTGCGCCAGGAGCCCTGCCTCGATCAGTGTCTCTAACTGGTCTTTGATCGCCGCCTGGCTCTTGCCGACCATGTATTCGAGTTCGGCAAGGGACATGAGGTGGGCAGGATGTCCAAGCAACTCCTGGATGATGAGGTGGCGTGTGTCCTGCGAGAGGAGTTTGAAGAGCCGTTGCTGCTCTGCGAACGGCCCTGCATCAGCAGCTCCCGTGTCGCTCTCGCTCATGTGGACTGCTACGGTAAGCGCCGCTATAACGGTTCGGGTTGTCCACATTGATTTCTCTTCTGAAGACCAAGGTGGTTCAGAAGGGATATGGTGTAGTGGTTAGAACAGGGTACCGATGAGTGGTCCCAGCCCACCGCCTGACGCGGCGGCCATCATGGAGCTCGTTCACGAGGCTGTTGGCGGCCTCGAACTCGAGCCCGCAGAGAAACGGGACATCTGGCGCTTCGTCCAGCGTGAGCTCCCGTATCTCTGGAGTCAGCGCACCTCGTATTTCATTCTCGGCAGCTACCGTGACCCGTACATCCGTCGCCTTCGTGCCGTGCAGAATGAACTCACGAAGCAGCTCGGGGCGTATCCCTTCGTCATGGGAGATCTTCTGGAGCTTCCAACCGACCGGCTCAACACGTTCGACATCATGTTTTCCTTGCTCGCGACGTATACCGACTACATCGTCGGTGTGTTCGAGAAGGAGAGTGGTGGCGAGGCACCAGAGCTAGGCGAGATCGACGACGCACCCTACTTCGAGAAGTCATACGTGTTCCCGCGCGATTACACCTGGGTCTCCGAGTCGAATCTCGCGTCAGTACAGCACGTCATCCAGGCTGCCGTCGAAATCGCGTTCACCGATGAGTTGACGGACGATGAGAGACAGACGGAAATGACGTCTCTCGTCGAGCGTGCGCGAAGTACTGGTATCGATATTACCGAACAGGAGGTCTGGGATGTGGTCGACGAGCGAGAGCGTGAGGACAACGCGCCAGCAACGTACAGCTGGGTCCATCTCAACAAGTTCCGAAAATTCGAACTGCACGGTCGATGTTTCCCCTGGACTACGGAAGAGGAGCTCCGAACCGAAGTTTCGGAGCTTCCCTCCCCAACACCACGTCCCGCATGGGAAGAGAGCGAGGAGCCGTGACGGACGATGGGACCTTTTAAGTCGAATAGTTGACCTGCTCCACCTCGCACACAGCCCCCTCGTCCCAAGTGTATCGTGTCTCAAGTGAGTCCTCCAGCTGATGTAGGGGTACTAGTCTGTCGTTTGCGGTTTGGCTCTATTTCAAGTTGGTATTCGGGAAAACGATACTCTGAGGGAGCAACTCGACAGGAACCATCCATGTGCTGGCGGCTACCAAATATTTATACCCACTGCGTCAGCACCGCCTTTCATGGTACTTGACGCGTTCTCGCTTGAGGACTCCGTCGCGGTCGTTACTGGGGGAAGTCGTGGTATCGGCGAAGCCATCGCGATCGCGATGGCTGAGGCTGGTGCTAAGGTCGTCCCTGTCGCTCGATCAGAAGAGGCCCTCACTGCGACGGTAGATCGAATCGAGGCGTCCGGAGGTGACGCGCTCTCCCATCCGCTCGACGTAACTGACCAACAGGGTATCGAAGAGATGTTCGACGAAGTAGAATCGGTGTTCGGTGGTGTTGATGTGCTCGTCAACAACGCCGGCGTGAACCCGTTCTTCGGTGATGCACGGAACCTCGATATAGAGACATGGGAGCAGATCTTGTCGGTGAACGTAACGGGGTCGTTCAAGTGTGCTCGTGAGTTTGGTCGACGAGTATTCGATAGAGAAGACGAGGGTGTCATCGTCAATGTTGCAAGCGTGGGTGGCGTCGTCGCGCTTCCGTATCAGACACCCTATACTGCATCCAAGCACGCGATGGTCGGGATGACGAAGAGTCTCGCCGTTGAATGGGCTCCGGACATTCGTGTCAACGCTCTCGCTCCAGGATACGTCGCGACGGAGTTCACCAAGGGGGTCCGCGAGAACGAGAGTATCCATGAGGACATCCTCGATACGATCCCGCAGGACCGATTCGCAGATCCCGAGGAAATCGCGTACGCCGCGGTCTATCTCGCGAGTGATGCCGCACGATACGCGACCGGTGAAGTACACGTCCTCGATGGCGGGATTTCTGCCCAATAGCTCTCGAGGGTCCTTCCACCAGTCTGACCCGCTCGGGAGTAACCAGCGAAGTTAGAGCGCTTCATTCTCTCGGCAGGCGACAAGGAGTTTGTGCGTCTCAGCCAGAACAACGTCATCGTTCTGATCGATGAGTTCAACGCGCATCGTGATCAGACCCCAGTCATCGTTTCGTCGATCTTTCTGAATGATTTCTATTGCCGCGTGAACGCTATCACCAGGGGAGACCGCCCCTGGATACCGAACGTTGTCGTGACCGTAGTTCATCGCTAGGGCAGCATCCTCAGCGATGGCGTCGACGAGGAATCCATCGGCGATTCCAAGAAGCAGAGTCCCCTGCAGAACTACATCATCAACAAGCGGGTGGTCTGCTGCGTACTCCCGGTCAACATGAATCGGATCTGTCGATCCGGTAGCTCCGACAAACATCCGGATATCGGAGTCAGTTACCGTTCGGCCGTCTGTGACGAATTGTTCGCCGACTTCGAAACTCTCGTAATTGCGTCGCGTAGTCATATTGAAACAGTTACCTTGATTTTTTGACTATTTTCGATGGTGTGTGGCACTTGGGTGCGTTACTCAGGTTTCAACCGTATCGTTATTTAGTGACAATAACGGTAACCATCTGGAAATTCAGTGTCATAGCAAAATTTCGGCCAGCTATGGATACGCCACTAGTACTGTCGTTCGTCAGGCATAACGGGAATAGTACCCTCCATATCCCGTGCATACTTGACCATATTCCCATAATCTCTTGCTAGTTCGCCAGATTTCCAGGCGGATAGAGGTTGTGAAGTTGTTGCTTCAATCCACCCATCCGATTGCAATTGAGCTAAAACATTTTCTATCGTAGCTCGCTCAACATGATGCGCGGTTTCGCTCTCGACATCGGCCACAGAAAACTGTTGTTTCTCAATAGCTAGTCTGATTACAACCCCTCCGATATGTGCTGATGTATCATGTACCATAGACTCAGAACTACGCTCGAGCGGCTTATATCTATGGGACACAGCGCAAGGACCATTAGATCCTTGCGCTCGGTCCATACTCACTGCCGTCACAGGAAGTGTGATATCTTTCGTCTTGTAGCAATCGCGCTAGCTGATCGAGACCAGAACCAGGTTTCCGTGCACCCCAGTCTGACCATCCGCGACTCTCGGCTTCAGTTGCCTCACTCTGTCAGCTTGTGGCGTTGAATCTTCCCTGAAACAGTCGTTGGGAATTCGTCGACGAACTCGACCTGTCGTGGGTATTTGTAGGCCGCCTCTCGATCCTTGACGAACTGCTGGAGATCGGTGACGAGCGTATCGGAGGGAGTTACGTTCGGCTCCGGAACGACGAACGCTTTCACGATTGTCCCACGGTCGCTGTCGTCAACACCGACGACAACGGCATCGCTGACCGCCTCGTGCTCCCGGAGACTTGCCTCGATCTCCAGCGGACTAACACGATAGCCACTCGTGATGATAACGT includes the following:
- a CDS encoding winged helix-turn-helix domain-containing protein, producing the protein MSESDTGAADAGPFAEQQRLFKLLSQDTRHLIIQELLGHPAHLMSLAELEYMVGKSQAAIKDQLETLIEAGLLAQYTYEPSREKRDLPSQFYGFTEHGVEILYDYKYLRGLPIARALYENTRKTEKIERHEAAPRPELPVAVQDALTFDEPNLTSVNPSADH
- a CDS encoding SDR family NAD(P)-dependent oxidoreductase gives rise to the protein MVLDAFSLEDSVAVVTGGSRGIGEAIAIAMAEAGAKVVPVARSEEALTATVDRIEASGGDALSHPLDVTDQQGIEEMFDEVESVFGGVDVLVNNAGVNPFFGDARNLDIETWEQILSVNVTGSFKCAREFGRRVFDREDEGVIVNVASVGGVVALPYQTPYTASKHAMVGMTKSLAVEWAPDIRVNALAPGYVATEFTKGVRENESIHEDILDTIPQDRFADPEEIAYAAVYLASDAARYATGEVHVLDGGISAQ
- a CDS encoding MaoC family dehydratase, with amino-acid sequence MTTRRNYESFEVGEQFVTDGRTVTDSDIRMFVGATGSTDPIHVDREYAADHPLVDDVVLQGTLLLGIADGFLVDAIAEDAALAMNYGHDNVRYPGAVSPGDSVHAAIEIIQKDRRNDDWGLITMRVELIDQNDDVVLAETHKLLVACRENEAL